A stretch of the Bacillus anthracis str. Vollum genome encodes the following:
- a CDS encoding peptidoglycan D,D-transpeptidase FtsI family protein produces the protein MLHTKIKKWGFFAVLSIVGLILLILFKINFISITIATSSAERGKIFDQNGVILATNKKVKSLYCTSNDEKLSKQDTSNTLAFFEQFSSKFQHDISSESIKSQLQQSCKKQTMHDIPLYSDIAENELAFIDKNKPNNVIIKDEWIRYYPKHEIGSQVIGYVENNLNSKHMPVGKSGIELQYEDDLKGKPGKTLIFKMNNKEFLWNIQKVQKGKDIRLSLDSKLQQKSEEALRSQIKKLPDAKAGYAVVSDAKTGAILTMANSAVFDPNILHTHVSTKIDNLKSLSQNKAIQKLKYGESYINMASTIKPLTILIGLNEKLFQPEDTYLDKGTFEYDNQNNITNAPGTPTGEITPRQAIINSSNTFMTAKVALPLFNQHNGNVEKVAHIWTDYLMQFGLRSKTGIDLPFEEDGQYEFHPSNKFENGISALLNASWGGNEVHTPLQLAQYAATLARKGDKYKPQMTSAIIGQNGKETKKFKPILESSNRYPTKFWSVVQGGMSQNIEEIKKLPFDVAGKTGITGFPDEQARMINHSLFIAYAPTEDPQIAVSVVIPGSNSEKNIAALVTSEILESWNTLQKENKNKKEGSLK, from the coding sequence ATGTTACATACAAAAATAAAAAAATGGGGATTTTTTGCGGTTCTTTCTATTGTAGGTTTGATTTTACTAATTTTATTTAAAATCAACTTCATTTCAATTACTATCGCAACTTCTTCAGCCGAAAGAGGAAAAATCTTTGATCAAAATGGTGTAATACTAGCTACAAATAAGAAAGTTAAGTCTCTATATTGTACTTCTAATGATGAAAAGTTATCGAAACAAGATACATCAAACACATTAGCTTTTTTCGAGCAATTTTCAAGTAAGTTTCAACATGATATTTCTTCAGAGAGCATAAAATCTCAATTACAACAATCTTGTAAAAAACAGACTATGCATGATATACCGTTATACTCTGATATAGCTGAGAATGAACTTGCATTCATAGACAAAAACAAACCGAATAATGTAATAATTAAAGATGAATGGATTCGATATTATCCTAAACATGAAATTGGTTCACAGGTAATTGGGTATGTAGAAAATAACCTTAATTCAAAGCATATGCCGGTTGGAAAAAGTGGGATTGAGCTGCAATATGAAGATGATTTAAAAGGAAAACCGGGTAAAACTCTTATTTTTAAAATGAATAATAAAGAGTTCTTATGGAACATTCAAAAAGTACAAAAAGGTAAGGATATCAGGCTATCTTTAGATTCTAAATTGCAACAAAAATCAGAGGAAGCATTACGATCGCAAATTAAGAAATTACCTGATGCTAAAGCTGGTTATGCTGTAGTGAGTGATGCAAAAACTGGCGCAATTTTAACTATGGCCAACTCAGCAGTTTTTGATCCAAATATATTACATACTCATGTATCAACTAAAATAGATAACTTAAAATCACTTTCGCAAAATAAAGCAATTCAAAAATTAAAGTATGGTGAATCTTATATAAATATGGCCTCTACTATAAAACCACTTACTATTTTAATTGGATTAAACGAAAAACTTTTTCAACCTGAAGATACTTATTTAGATAAAGGTACTTTTGAGTATGATAATCAGAATAACATTACAAATGCACCTGGAACGCCTACAGGTGAGATTACACCGAGGCAAGCTATCATTAATTCGTCTAACACATTTATGACAGCAAAAGTAGCTCTTCCATTATTTAACCAACATAATGGCAATGTAGAAAAAGTAGCACATATATGGACAGATTATTTAATGCAATTCGGCCTACGTTCTAAAACCGGGATTGATTTACCCTTTGAAGAAGACGGACAATATGAATTCCATCCTTCCAATAAGTTTGAAAATGGAATCTCCGCTTTATTAAATGCTTCGTGGGGCGGAAACGAAGTGCATACTCCTCTTCAACTCGCTCAATATGCAGCAACTTTGGCAAGGAAAGGTGATAAATATAAACCTCAAATGACAAGTGCTATTATTGGTCAAAATGGTAAGGAAACAAAAAAGTTTAAACCAATTTTAGAAAGTTCAAATCGTTATCCGACGAAATTTTGGAGTGTCGTGCAAGGTGGAATGAGTCAAAATATAGAGGAGATTAAAAAGTTGCCCTTTGACGTCGCTGGTAAAACAGGTATTACGGGTTTTCCGGATGAGCAAGCAAGAATGATAAACCATTCTCTATTCATTGCATATGCTCCTACCGAAGATCCACAGATTGCCGTTTCTGTCGTTATTCCTGGAAGTAATTCAGAAAAAAACATTGCTGCTCTCGTTACATCAGAAATTTTAGAGTCCTGGAATACTCTTCAAAAAGAGAATAAAAACAAAAAGGAAGGTTCATTAAAGTGA